A genomic stretch from Dissulfurispira thermophila includes:
- the cbiQ gene encoding cobalt ECF transporter T component CbiQ, which yields MEIFSECFKKEHMLSKIDARVKILVSLAMLLMVLSYKGFTLPVLITLTCLFLCINMKIPLKVFLLRFSEPVFIASIILILKLFFSGKELLFSIPIPSSQFSLLTLTGYKDGLMDGLMIASRVIGAVSVVVVIGFSTPFTEFVAGLSWLKVPKGFTEILMFSYRYIFVLLDDAMVIYNAQKNRLGYSSIRRGLGSFGILAGSLILKVFEHSHNITVSMIQRGYDGNMPVLKQRPFKLSEIILSVVFITAMGIIWKI from the coding sequence ATGGAAATATTTTCTGAATGCTTTAAAAAAGAACACATGCTCTCAAAGATTGATGCAAGGGTAAAGATCCTTGTTAGCCTTGCCATGCTTTTAATGGTCCTGAGCTATAAAGGCTTTACCCTTCCTGTGCTTATAACACTAACATGTCTTTTCCTCTGCATCAACATGAAGATTCCATTAAAGGTCTTTCTGTTAAGGTTTTCAGAGCCTGTCTTCATTGCATCCATAATACTAATTTTGAAATTATTCTTTTCAGGAAAGGAACTCCTTTTCTCAATTCCAATCCCTTCTTCTCAATTCTCACTTCTCACCCTGACAGGATATAAAGACGGTCTCATGGATGGTTTGATGATTGCAAGCAGGGTTATAGGTGCGGTCTCAGTTGTTGTTGTAATAGGATTCTCCACACCATTTACAGAATTCGTTGCAGGCCTTTCATGGTTGAAGGTCCCAAAAGGATTTACAGAGATATTGATGTTTTCATATAGATATATCTTTGTCCTTCTTGATGACGCAATGGTCATATACAATGCACAGAAAAATCGTCTTGGCTATTCGAGTATAAGACGGGGGTTAGGTTCATTCGGCATCCTTGCTGGATCCCTGATACTCAAGGTATTCGAGCACAGCCACAATATCACGGTATCAATGATTCAAAGGGGCTATGATGGCAATATGCCTGTACTGAAACAGAGACCCTTTAAATTATCAGAGATTATCTTGTCAGTTGTATTCATAACAGCAATGGGGATTATATGGAAGATATAA
- a CDS encoding cobyrinate a,c-diamide synthase, translated as MQGIIIAGTHSGCGKTTITLGILSALKKKGLTVQSFKSGPDFIDAGLHRMITGRPSRNLDLWMCGEEYVKACFYEHSRDADISIVEGVMGMYDGDFSTAKLSDVLDLPVILIVDAYGMAESAGAVVKGFASYDLEYNNMRGVIFNRVASERHYERLKNSVHDVPVLGYLPRDLNFEIPHRHLGLAVREENPIAKENIERLTDTILKHVDIDRLMEDGRWKTEDGKRRMEDGRWKMEDGKWKMEDGRKCQSVKAFTTSPLHHFTHRGSKPKIGIAYDRAFCFYYEDNLDLLKQAGAEIIEFSPLNDRNIPEADAIYIGGGYPELYAERLSKNTSMLKAIYNWATSERPMYAECGGLMYLSRGIHNFEGQFFKMAGVFPFETQMKKARTHLGYREIRLKEDCILGKKGDKLRGHEFHYSEIKDSSQPAPQKILRFFEDPESTVHSSLYAVKNNAGQNLPDEGYKFKNTLASYIHIHFGSNSNIAKSFISFIKE; from the coding sequence ATGCAGGGAATAATCATAGCAGGTACACATAGCGGCTGCGGCAAGACAACAATTACACTGGGCATCCTATCAGCCCTGAAGAAAAAAGGGTTAACTGTCCAGTCTTTCAAGTCAGGCCCTGACTTCATAGATGCAGGACTCCACAGGATGATTACAGGGAGACCCTCAAGAAATCTTGATTTATGGATGTGTGGAGAAGAGTATGTAAAGGCCTGTTTTTATGAACATTCAAGAGATGCTGATATATCTATTGTAGAGGGTGTCATGGGCATGTATGACGGAGACTTTAGCACAGCAAAACTATCAGATGTGCTTGACCTTCCTGTTATTCTAATTGTAGATGCCTATGGAATGGCAGAGAGCGCAGGAGCAGTTGTAAAAGGGTTTGCCTCTTATGATTTGGAGTATAATAACATGCGAGGAGTGATATTTAACCGTGTTGCATCAGAAAGGCATTATGAGAGACTAAAAAATAGTGTGCACGATGTGCCTGTTTTAGGATATTTACCCAGAGATTTGAACTTCGAGATTCCACACAGACATCTTGGATTAGCCGTTAGAGAGGAAAATCCTATAGCAAAAGAGAATATCGAAAGGCTTACAGATACAATTCTAAAACATGTTGATATAGATAGGCTTATGGAAGATGGAAGATGGAAAACGGAAGATGGAAAACGGAGGATGGAAGATGGAAGATGGAAGATGGAAGATGGAAAATGGAAAATGGAAGATGGAAGAAAGTGTCAAAGTGTCAAAGCTTTCACCACTTCACCACTTCACCACTTCACTCATCGTGGCAGTAAACCTAAAATCGGCATTGCTTATGACAGGGCATTCTGCTTTTATTATGAAGACAATCTTGATTTATTAAAACAAGCTGGTGCTGAGATTATAGAGTTCAGTCCTCTTAATGATAGAAATATTCCTGAGGCTGATGCCATTTATATTGGTGGCGGCTATCCTGAGCTTTATGCCGAAAGGCTATCTAAAAATACCTCGATGCTCAAAGCCATTTATAACTGGGCTACCTCTGAAAGACCAATGTATGCAGAATGCGGAGGCTTGATGTATCTGTCAAGGGGAATTCATAATTTTGAAGGACAATTCTTTAAAATGGCTGGTGTGTTTCCCTTTGAGACACAGATGAAAAAAGCAAGGACTCATCTGGGTTACAGGGAGATTCGGTTAAAAGAAGACTGCATACTCGGCAAAAAAGGAGACAAACTGAGAGGACATGAATTTCATTATTCAGAAATAAAAGACAGTTCACAACCTGCACCCCAAAAAATCTTAAGATTTTTTGAGGACCCCGAGTCCACAGTTCACAGTTCGCTGTATGCTGTTAAGAACAATGCAGGTCAGAATCTACCGGATGAAGGATATAAATTTAAAAACACCCTTGCAAGTTATATTCACATCCACTTTGGAAGCAATAGTAATATTGCGAAGAGTTTTATAAGTTTTATAAAGGAGTGA
- a CDS encoding energy-coupling factor ABC transporter permease: MKIQGSRFKIQNALIFVLSLIILHLSLVTEANAMHISEGILPFNWAVLWFAVAIPFVAWGLYKLKRQSSIDLSFKPLVGLMAAVVFIISCMPIPVPTAGTCSHPCGTGISGILVGPAISILISSVALLIQALFLAHGGLTTWGANIVSMGVMGSFAGYLTFRALRRLNISLTISGFMAGLFADWATYLTTSIELASGIRGDSPFMPLFWKILIAFIPTQLPLGILEGAMTAGMVVLLYKKRPDLLVKMRVLKPEEVTA; this comes from the coding sequence ATGAAAATTCAAGGTTCAAGGTTTAAGATTCAAAATGCTCTTATTTTTGTCCTTTCACTTATCATCTTGCACCTGTCACTTGTCACTGAGGCAAATGCTATGCACATTTCAGAAGGCATTCTGCCATTTAACTGGGCAGTTCTGTGGTTTGCAGTAGCAATCCCTTTTGTTGCATGGGGATTGTATAAACTGAAAAGGCAATCTTCAATTGACCTCTCATTTAAACCACTTGTTGGACTCATGGCAGCAGTTGTGTTTATCATCTCCTGTATGCCCATACCAGTGCCAACTGCAGGGACATGTTCTCATCCCTGTGGCACAGGGATATCAGGAATCCTCGTGGGACCGGCAATAAGCATCCTCATATCTTCTGTGGCCCTTCTCATTCAGGCACTATTCCTTGCCCATGGAGGCTTAACCACATGGGGTGCTAATATTGTATCAATGGGAGTGATGGGATCATTTGCTGGCTATCTGACATTTAGGGCTTTAAGGAGATTAAATATCAGCCTGACTATATCAGGATTCATGGCAGGGCTCTTTGCTGACTGGGCAACATACCTCACCACATCAATAGAACTTGCATCAGGCATAAGAGGAGACTCTCCCTTTATGCCTCTCTTTTGGAAGATACTGATTGCATTCATACCAACCCAACTGCCACTCGGAATACTTGAGGGGGCCATGACAGCGGGAATGGTTGTACTGCTTTATAAAAAGCGTCCAGACCTTCTTGTAAAGATGCGTGTTCTTAAGCCCGAGGAGGTGACAGCATGA
- a CDS encoding energy-coupling factor ABC transporter ATP-binding protein, with translation MEDINRKENQDRGKAQDLRLYVKINSFRYPDGTVALSDIILEIKSGEFIGILGSNGSGKTTLLKVMDGLLKDFDGAIILDGINIKKLSPREIYRKVGLVFQNPDDQLFAATVFEDVAFGPINMGFEQAEVINRVNNALKYVEMEGYAKKSIHNLSFGQKKRVCIAGLLAMGHEILLLDEPTAGLDPMGEYKMMNLLMKLNRENGVTIIMATHSVDLVPLFLDRLYILSKGHIVRGGTPHDVFTAPEEMSSIKLRLPQIAELIYKLKHEDKMPFNRIPLTIGEARREIIKTVMPDA, from the coding sequence ATGGAAGATATAAACAGGAAAGAGAATCAAGACAGAGGAAAGGCACAGGATTTAAGACTGTATGTGAAAATTAATTCATTCAGGTATCCTGACGGGACTGTAGCCCTCTCTGATATAATTCTTGAGATAAAGAGTGGTGAATTCATCGGCATACTGGGTTCAAATGGTTCTGGAAAGACAACGCTGCTAAAAGTAATGGATGGACTGCTTAAAGATTTCGATGGTGCTATTATACTTGATGGAATAAATATAAAAAAATTATCGCCAAGAGAGATATACAGAAAGGTTGGACTTGTATTTCAAAATCCTGATGATCAACTCTTTGCAGCAACAGTCTTTGAAGATGTGGCATTCGGGCCAATAAATATGGGATTTGAACAGGCAGAGGTCATCAATAGAGTTAATAATGCCCTTAAATATGTGGAGATGGAGGGTTATGCAAAAAAGTCCATTCATAATCTCAGTTTCGGGCAAAAAAAACGGGTATGTATTGCAGGACTTCTTGCTATGGGACATGAAATACTACTTCTTGATGAGCCGACTGCCGGATTAGATCCGATGGGAGAATATAAAATGATGAATCTCCTCATGAAACTAAACAGGGAAAATGGCGTTACAATAATTATGGCAACTCACAGTGTTGACCTTGTGCCACTATTTTTAGACAGGCTTTATATTTTAAGCAAAGGACATATTGTAAGAGGAGGTACACCTCACGATGTCTTTACAGCACCTGAAGAGATGTCAAGTATAAAGCTCAGGCTCCCACAGATTGCAGAACTGATATATAAACTGAAACATGAAGATAAAATGCCTTTTAACCGTATCCCCCTTACTATTGGAGAGGCAAGAAGGGAGATTATAAAGACCGTAATGCCGGATGCGTGA
- a CDS encoding precorrin-8X methylmutase, whose product MENIILIGHGSPKKDANNIELAGRLLHSAIHPNCTRHCVKVAYLQFAEPKISDAIKECVLSGAKRIIIHPYFLSSGMHVTKDIPEIIERAQDMYPDRKFIYTEPLGIHEKLVQVVMERIHAAYGLKPEEIEKRSFEIISEELDLSNVSQEQLPIIKRVIHATADFEFKNTLIFHPDAIKTGIDAIKAGKNILTDVEMVKTGIIKRWLEPYGGSVICNINDESVIKLSKQKGKTRAEIAVEMALKENNNIGIIAIGNAPTALLKVIEIFDSHLHQFTSSPVLVIGVPVGFVKALESKTLLAAQNFPFITNLSRKGGTPVAVAIVNALLKMSKEGV is encoded by the coding sequence ATGGAAAACATCATACTCATAGGACATGGAAGTCCTAAAAAAGACGCGAACAATATCGAATTAGCAGGCAGGCTTTTGCACAGTGCAATTCACCCAAACTGCACCCGTCACTGCGTAAAAGTAGCATACCTTCAGTTTGCAGAGCCTAAAATTTCTGATGCAATCAAAGAATGTGTTCTGAGTGGAGCTAAAAGGATAATTATTCATCCATATTTTTTAAGCAGTGGAATGCATGTGACAAAAGACATCCCTGAGATAATTGAAAGGGCACAGGATATGTATCCTGACAGGAAATTCATCTACACAGAGCCGCTCGGCATCCACGAAAAATTAGTCCAGGTGGTAATGGAAAGAATACATGCTGCATATGGATTAAAACCAGAGGAAATCGAGAAAAGAAGCTTTGAGATAATCTCTGAAGAACTGGATTTAAGTAATGTGTCACAGGAACAATTGCCAATCATAAAAAGGGTGATACACGCCACTGCAGACTTTGAATTCAAAAACACCCTGATATTCCATCCTGATGCTATCAAAACAGGGATAGATGCGATAAAAGCAGGAAAAAATATCCTTACTGATGTTGAGATGGTAAAAACTGGAATCATTAAGAGATGGCTTGAACCATATGGTGGAAGTGTTATTTGCAATATCAATGATGAGAGTGTAATTAAACTTTCAAAACAAAAAGGAAAAACCCGCGCTGAGATCGCTGTTGAGATGGCATTAAAAGAAAACAACAACATTGGCATCATAGCCATTGGCAATGCACCGACCGCATTGTTAAAGGTTATTGAGATATTCGATTCACATCTTCACCAATTCACCTCTTCACCCGTCCTTGTCATAGGCGTTCCTGTAGGCTTTGTAAAGGCACTGGAATCAAAGACACTGCTTGCAGCACAGAATTTCCCATTTATAACAAATTTAAGCAGAAAGGGTGGCACCCCGGTTGCAGTAGCAATCGTAAATGCATTATTAAAGATGTCAAAGGAGGGAGTATGA